The nucleotide sequence ACGCGCCAAAATGCCCAAGGCGATCGTTCTTTTTGTTGAATTATAAGATAGCATCCAACGCAACAAAAAGCGCAACGCCCAACGCCCAAGTGATGGCAACAATAAAAGTAGCAGCCGTCTCAAGATCTCTTGCAATAGCCAAAGCAGCAACACGGTTGCTAACTGAAGGAATGGATGCAATAACCAAAATTCGTCTAACTTACTAATAATTGTGGCGGCTACGATTAGCAAAGATAGACCCCAAGAGAGCCAACTTAACAATAGATATGTTTTGAGACGCAGGCTGTTTAGCAGTTGAGAGATTAGCCAGTAGTGTGCAGTAGCGATCGCTCTACACCTTTCTCCATTCTCCAAACAATCGCGCCTAATTTGATGAATAACATCCCCATCGAGGGCAATTACACTCCGCATCACGATAGTTTCAGCGGCTAAGTGTTGGCTTACAGGTTGATAGTAATAGCTACAGAAAGTTAAGCCAGACTGTAAGCGGCTTTCTGCATCCAATAGCGCATAAGAGCGCAACGCAGCCAGCAGATGCCGAGGAATGTAGAGGCCTCTTCCAGTTGCTTTGGCTAGTAGAATGCGATCGAGGACTGTTGGATGTAAGTTAAATCTAATAAAGCGAGACTGTACCCGCTTTTGCTCGTCTTTGACTTCCTCGATTTTAATATACTCTTCTAGATTCAGGTCTTGCCTAGAGGAAATAGAAAAATAATTTCGCACTAGCGTCTGCACTCACACCAATTTAATATTCTGGATATCCGGATGCTGAGCTTAATTCATACTTCAAAATTTGCAGTTTTGTTCAATTGCGGTTATTAGAGCCGTTGATCGAAGCAACTCTACTAGCAAGGGATTCCACTAAATTTACCATAAACTCTAATAGTCCGTGCCACTGCTTTTCGCCAGATATAACTCCTTCTCTGTGTATATCTAAAATAATATCTTTATGGGCATGATCTAAAACTTTTTCATGGTAACGATTGATAATATCGCCATCCAACTGCATAACTGTTTGGGCATAGATAAGGTCAGTTGTAACATCCTCTTCAGGGTCTTCTGAATTATCTGCCTCACTTTTTCTAAGCGCCCTATTGCGATTATCAAGCGCCGCTTTCAGCTCATTAATCTTACGCAAACTGCGTAAAAATCGGCCATCGCTAAGAATAATTTGAATCTTTTCAATCTCAGCAATCGGATTAGCAGATGCGCTCAGAGGGTTAGGAAGTTTTGTATTTTGAGGGTCTATTTGTATCCCTGTATCACCGAGTATTTGGTAATATTCCCTTAATTCTGGAGCTTCCATTTCTGAAGCTTCATTCTCAATCAGGTACAGGCAATACTCCATTTCCAGCTTTTTGCGTATATTCAGGTAACGAGCTTGCAGCGACGGATGGATTTTCCTGTTTTCAATATATTGGGGGGATATCAGGTAAATGTCTCGATACGCTTCCCAAGCAATAAACTTGTTGCCAGTAATCTGCTCCACGACCATAGTATTTACTTCTAAAGCCGTGATGTCAATTAACACATCGCTTAGGGAACTTAGAAAGTTGTCTAATTTCCTCCGCAGACGAGGATTAACATCTTTGACTTTTTTCCTTTGAGAATTTACCACAGTTATTTTCCTACCTATTCGCGATTGCTCTGGGTGCTGGGTTTACTCGGCGGTGGAGGTGGGGGTACGGTTGGCTGGGAAGGTAGTAGACCAGCAAAAGGATCATCGTCGTCGAAAGCAGCTAGTAAATCTGAGTTATCGCTGCTAACTTCAGATAGATCTAAAGATAAGTCCCCATCGGGTAACTGGTCAAACAGCGAATCTTCTATACTGGGGGATGGTGATGGGGGTTTGGTTTGTGGCGGTGATGGTTGTGCAAACAAATCATCTATCGCATCGCCAGAAACATCACTAAGGCTGGCGATCGCGTCTGGTGTATCCAACCAATCAGAATTATCCTCAAAGACAATTGTTTCTTCAAATTGGTCGTCTTCCAAGTTTGGCGTTAAGCCAGAAGTGCGATCGCGACCCGCCTCGACTTCTACAGCGGTAATGTCTGCAAAAATATCAAACTGGTCAAACTCATTGTTTGTCTGAGATGAATTAGCACCCCCAGACATTACCTCTGAGGTCCCTGGGTAAGGTTCCAGTTCTTCAAGGGAAAACTCTTCCCAGTTTTCTATTGCCAAATCACCAGCCATACCATTCTGCATCAGTGGGACGCCGAACGGGTCTGCTTCCTCGACAACCAGTTCCTCCCACCCTTCATCTGTGTCTAGATCTAAAGACCCCAGACTTGGTATTCCTGTCTGTTGGGGAGGTTCCGGCTCCACCAAGTCGCCCCACTCGTCCTCTGTACCCAAGCCTAAAGACTCCAAACTTGGTGTTGCTTCTGGTGATGCTTGCGGCTCCAACAAATCACCCCACTCGTCCTCTGTGCCCAAACTTGGTGTTGCTTCTGGTGATGCTTCCGGCTCCACCAAGTCGCCCCACTCGTCCTCTGTGCCCAAGTCTAAAGACTCCAAACTTGGTGTTGCTGCTGTTGGAGGTTCTAGGTCTTGATCCACCAAGTCGCCCCAGTCTTCATTGGTGTCTAAAGCTAAAGACTCTAGGCTTGATGCTGGTGGTGAGGATTCTAGATCCCCTAAGTCTACCCAGTTTTCGTCTGTACCCAAGTCTAAAGATTCTAAACTTGGTGCTGTTGGTACAGCTTCTTCGTCTACTAAGTCACCCCAATTTTCATCCGTCCCCAAGTCTAAAAATTCCAAACTTGGTGCTGGTGATGCTGAGGCTTGTTCTTGGGCAAAATTGGTCCAGTTTTCATCCGTGCCTAAGTCTAAAGATTCTAGATTTAGTTCTGGTGATGCTGAGGCTGGTTGTTCTACTAAGTCCGCCCAGTTTTCATCCGTCCCCAAGTCTAAAGATTCCAAAGTTGGTGCTGCTGTGGGTGAGTCTTCAGCATCCACTACGCCTCCCCAGCTTTCATCCGTCCCCAAGTCTAAAGATTCCAAACTTGGTGCTGCTGATGCTGATAAGTGTTCGCTGGCCAAATTTGGCCAGTTTTCATCTGTGCCTAAGTCTAAAGATTCTAAGCTTGGTGCTGCTGTTGGCTCGTCTTCAGCATCCCCCAAGTCCACCCAGTTTTCATCTATGCCCAAGCCTATAGCTTCCAAACTTATTGCTGCTGAGAGGGGCGGGGGTTGATCTGCAAGCAAGTCCCCCCAATCCTCATCGCTATTGGCTGGACTTTCTTCTGGGAAAGGTTCCAGTTGGTCTAATACCGAGCCATCTTCGCTTACCAATTCGTCAGTGTCTTGATGTGGAGGATTGGTGCGCGGCTCTTCTGGAAAAGACTCCAGTTGATTTAATAGCGACTCCTCCGACCATTCGAGATCTGTGTCTAGGTTTGCGGTATCTTCTGGGGAGGCAGTTGAAGCTTCCAAATCGTTGTAGCTTGTGAAGTCATCCTGCTCAGAAGCGAGATTTCCTCTGCTTTCTTGTGGAAAAGCCTCTAACTGGTCTAATACTGAATCAGCATTTTCGTCTGAAAACAGGTCTGTTACTGCATCTGGCGATGCTGGTGCTTCTGAGAAAGGCTCTAGTTCATCTAATATCGAATCCGCCGAGTTGGATTCTGTTTCTAAGTCGGCTGGGTGTAGATTTTCTCGATCGGCCAAGCTTCCAGCGATCGCTGCTGTTCCCCCTACAACTATGGTTGTCCCTAGTGTTGCTGGCGTCCAAGGGAAGTTATCGGGTTGCGCTTGGTTTGTTGGGGCGTCTGTGGGAGCGATCGCGTCAAAGTCAAACTCATCATTTGAGTAAGCTTGGGCGTTTCTATCAGCGATCGCTCTCGTCTCATCGGGAAAGGGCGGCTCAATATCGTATACTTCCGCCTCAATTGCCTGATTTGCCCCACTATTCTCATCTGGCGGCAAAAACTCCGGCTCCCCACCAGGCAACAACGCTGGCTCAAAGTCTTCAGCATCGGGATTTGTTTGCCGCAGTTTCACCAAAATCCCAAATAACTTTTGCAAACTCTTGAGGTTGTTCTCAATAAATTTGTGGCTGTCCTGAACTTGCTGCTGGTGGAATTGTCGCAGTTCTCTGTAAGGCCCGCCCCCAATAAACTTGTTGCCAACCTCGTTCTCTATATCGCCTCCGACCATATTGATGCGGGTTCGCAGGCGATGACCGGGTAAGGATCGCTCTACTCCAGAGGAAGAAACCTTGGCGTCTGAGTCTTCAGACAATGACACCCATGTGGTAATTTCCAACTCTGCGGCTTTGCCCAGTGCTAGGGCAAGAGCCTCAACTATTTTGCCAGCTTTGAGTTGTTCTTTGAAGTCGTCACTAGACGCCATGATCGTAGTTCCCCTAAAATCTTGCGGTTCGCTTGCCGATGCGTAGTGCGAAACTTGTTATCAATCGCTGCAACTAAGGTAAATTTTCGCGATGAGTGGGAGAAAGGGCAGGATTTCCCTCATTGCGACGGCGTGACACTGGCTGTAGCTGTGCCAGGGTGCTTGCCATAACTGTAAATAGTTGTTGCAACGTTGCCAAGTTCTTCTGGATAGTCTCGCGTCCTTCGTTAACTTGGTCTTGGTGAAATTGCCGCAGTTCGGTGTATGGCCCGTTACCAATAAACTGGGTACCAACTTCGTTGTTAATGTCACCCTCTACAATATTGATGCGGGTTCGCATACGATATCCGGGTAGGGGCTGATCTGGATTTGATGATGCCCTAGTGTCTGTGTCACCGGACGAAACCCAGGTGGTTATTTCCAGTTCAATGGCTTCGCCTAGTGCCAGGGTGAGGGCGTCAACTATTTTGCCTGCTTTAAGTTGTTCTTTGAATTCGTCACTTACTGCCATAACCTTAACCCCTCGGTTTTTTGTGAATATTGCTAAGATTAGACGCAAAATTGCTTTGACTATACCAAGCTTTTACGCCACCTTAACAAATTTCCCTGTGATTGGGCATGGGAAGTCCGGAGTCCGGAGTCCGGAGTCTCGACGCCGATTTATCGCGTCTCCTAATTCCCCCCCGGAACCCTTGTCTCGACGCCGATTTATCGCCATTCGCCATTACCAGTAGTCTGTGGCATCATATCCCAGTTCGCGGAGCATCAAGCGCAACAGGGGGAGGCTAAGGCCAATCACGTTGGTGTGGCAACCTTCGATTTTTTCGACAAAAAGCCCGCCCTTGCCTTCAAGGGCAAAGCAACCAGCACAGCTAAGGGGTTCCCCGGTGGCAACGTAGGCGGCAATCTCGCGATCGCTTGCATCGGCAAAGTACACTCTGGTGACTTGACATCGCACTAAAATTGTGTGTTCTTTAGTTGTGTCAATTAAGGCGTGACCAGTGTAGAGGTCGCCGTATGAGGAGCGCATTTTTTGCCAACGGGCGATCGCTTGTTCGGGAGAAGCTGGCTTTCCATAAATCTCGCCCTTTACTGCTAAAACCGAATCGCACCCTAACACCAATGCATCTGTAAACTGACTGGCGACAGTTTCAGCTTTGCGAGTCGCAAGAATCTGCACCAGTTGGGCTGGATCGTTCTCTTGAACTAAAGATTCATCAAAATCGCTGGGGGAAACCAGTGATTCAATCCCAGCAGTTTGCAACAAGCGACGACGGGCGGGAGAAGCTGAGGCTAATACAAATTTTGGGGTTTTGCCTCGTTGGAGTGTCTCCGCATCGGATGATTTTGGATTGATAATCTCTGGCATGGCAACTTAGTTATAAGACAAAGCGATGAATGTTTTTGACCGCATGGCGATCGCCAACCACCGCTTTAGTAAACTGAAAACGAATTGACGATTTGCTCAAACAGCGGTTTCAATTTTGTCCAGCGTGCTTCGGTTGTGGAAGCGTTGAAAGAGAAAAGTTTGCCTCGGCTGATGGCGACACTAGCAAGATCGTGGCGTTTCTGAGAAGGTAGCTTAACGGCGTATTCTATTATGTAGTAAGTTTTAGAGCCTTCTTGACGTGATTCGGCATTGACTAATTCGGCTTTGCGACCTGAACTGGGAGGCGCGATCGCATTTTTCGACAGCTTGTACCCCACTTCCCCTGGTGTCCCCAGATCTGCGAGAGTTTTATTATCGGGAACTGGGCTAATTACAACGCTGACGTTCTCAGTCTGCTCGATCAGATCGTGGAACACAACATCGGCTCCACCAGTCACCTGCACCGGAAGCCAGCCTGTAGGATACATAAACTGATAGCCGTCTGTACTATCGATGTAGCTTTTCAAGCCGCTGGTGGCATTGGCTGACTGACAACTTTGTATGCTCACCAGCACTAACACCAGCAGTAAGGCTGCAAGCCGTTTCAGCATTTACGCTCTTCCTTAAAATAGTTTTAAATGCTCAACCTACCTTGTTGTCTAATTTTCCCATTGATAGTCAAATAAGCGCATGAACAAGATTCAAATAACGTCCGTAATTTTAGGAATCTCAGCGCTAGCGATCGCGCTTCCCTCTCCTGCTGGGGCTGCTGTTGAGCCAACGACGCTACACTTAGCTGCTGCCAACAAGCAGCAGCTAAGTGCGGTTGATTTGTACAATCGGGGAGTGGATAAGCTTGATGGTGGCGATTATAGAGGAGCGATCGCGGATTTTGATGCTGCTATCCGTCTCGACCCTAACGATTCTGAGGCTTTCTACAACCGGGCTTATACCCGCCACATCTTAGGTCAAGTTCAAGAAGCCATTAACGATTACACTGAGGCGATTCGCATTAAGCCGCAGTACGCTAATGCTTACGGTAATCGTGGCTATGCTCACTACATTCTCAAAAATTATCAAGCAGCGATCGCAGATTGTACTGCTGCGCTTCGTATCAATTCCAACAACGCTGATGCCTACATCTACCGCGCCAATGCCCTGGACGATACTGGCAAAACTAAAGCCGCCCTCGAAGACTACAATCAGGCTTTAAGTATCAACCCCAAACACGCTAGGGGCTATTACAACCGCGCTGTTGCTCACAACCGACTAAAAGAACCGCAAAAGGCCCTTGAGGATTACACAACTAGCATCACTCTCGATGCTAAGTTTCCTGACGCTTATTACAATCGCGGCGTTACCTATGTTGAACTTGGTAACAAACCAAAAGCAGCTCAAGACTTCCAGAAAGCCGCAGAGCTTTTTAAGCAACAAGGAAAAACAGACAACTACCAACAGACATTGAACGCTTTAAAAACCGTTCAGCAGTAGATAGTACAGGGCTAACTATGGACTTTGGACTGTTAGAGCCGTTTATTTTCTAGAACTTACGCACAACTTACACAAATTTAGTGCCCTAGATTTTCTTTAACGCTTATTTCCCAGCTTCTTCTGGGAGATAGGTGTTTGAAGATCTATATGTAAGTTCTATTGTCTAAAGTCCACAGTTGGAATTTTAAAATTTAGCCTACGCTTGATACCGATACTGCCACAAACATTAAGCTGCCAAGCAGAACAACCGCACCTATGCCCAAGAAGATGTAGTTGCGCTGTTCATTCTTGGTTGGTGGCTCCGCCGTGTAAACTTTTGGTTCGCGTGCAAAGTTGTTCAGCCGTCCGCCTTCTTCTGTGGTGTATGGCATAAATAATATCCTCAGCTTGTTTCTTTACTAAACTTAACATAAGTTATGAAAAAACTCTCATTTTGAAGAAAAAAATCTTTACAAATTTTAAAATTAGGGTGAGTATTGCCCACCCTAGCGCCTGTATTGGTTAGCTGGTAGCTCCTACAATCGTCCCGGTGAGGGGAGAACTAGCGCTGGCGTAAACTTTGACGGGTATGCGTCCGGCACTATAGGCAAGACGACCTGCTTCAACAGCCATACCCATAGCTTTGCCCATAGCAACGGGATTTTTGGCGCAAGCGATCGCTGTATTAATCAAAGTGGCATCAGCTCCCAACTCCATCGCTAAAGCAGCCTCGCTAGGCGTACCAATCCCAGCATCCACAACTACAGGAACCCTAGCATTCTCAATGATGATCTGAATATTCGCCTCATTCTTTATCCCCTGTCCGGAACCAATAGGCGACCCCAGAGGCATCACCGTCACGCAGCCCACTTCTTCTAAACGTTTAGCCAGCAACGGGTCAGCATTAATATAAGGCAACACGGCAAAGCCTTCCTTCACCAGTTTCTCTGCCGCTTCCAAAGTACCGAATGGGTCAGGTAGCAGATATTTAGCGTCGGGAATAACCTCCAACTTGACAAAATTATTGTCCTCCTGTCCCAACAGCTTCGCCATCTCCCGCCCCAGACGCGCCACTCGGATAGCTTCTTCAGCAGTTTGACAACCAGCAGTGTTGGGCAGCATCCAAAGTTTCGTCCAGTCTAAGGCTTCTGCCAGCCCTTCGTGTCCCGGCGCTTTAGTTTGCACGCGACGCACCGCAACTGTGACAATTTCGCTGCCACTTGCAGCAATACTTTGCCGCATATCTTCTAAACTGCGATATTTGCCAGTTCCTGTCATCAGACGAGAGCGGAACTTTCGACCAGCAATAATTAATAAGTCAGAATTGGATGTTTCAAGCGACTGAGCTAGATGATCAGTATTATTTGTGGTTAATTGCGGCATAACTGGGGTCGCCGTTTCTAGGCGAGATGAGGAATCAGGCGATGGGCTAAATAATTTTGAATTATTAGATTGCTTGTCAGATTCAACAATTTCTAATTTTTGAGAATTAGACACCAATCCATAATTGTTTTGCTTTTTGCGCCTTGTTTCTTTAGCGTAGAACCTGGAGTAGTGAAAACTATCGAGGAGCGCGTCAGACTTTTGATTTAAGATATGGTCTGCCAGTAGCGAAGCAGTTATCGGCGCTAGCAAAATACCATTGCGATAGTGCCCCGTAGCCAGAGTTAAATTTTCGCACGGGCTGGAGCCAAGAATTGGTAACTCATCTGGCGTCGCTGGCCGAAATCCCCACCAGAATTCCTCTACTGCCCATTGTTCTAAAGCGGGATAGAGACGAATTGCCCGTTCTAGCAATTTTTGCATCCCGGCTGGCGTGTTGTGCGGAGTAAATCCCACATCTTCGCTGGTGGCTCCTATTATCAGGCGTCCGTCTTGACGCGGGACGATGTAAATTTCACTGCCATACAAAATTCGTTGTAGGGGTAATTCATAAGTTGCGGCTAAGGGAACCCGCACGGATAGCATTTGACCTTTTTTAGGACGTACCGGGAGTGGTAACAACTGGTTTGACCAAGCACCACCAGCTAGAATATATTGTTCGGCTTGCCAATCACCTGAAGCTGTCTTGACGCTGACGATTCGCCGATTTTTTTGCCCGAATGCTTCTGCTGCTATTCCTTCTGGCAAATTGACGCCCAATTGTTCGGCGGCCATTCGCAGAGATTGAGTCAGCGTTCTATTATCTACTTGAGCATCTTCGGGATACCACCAGCCACCAATGACATCTGCGCCCAGTCCGGATTGATGGAGATGAATGGCATCTTTATCTAACCAAATTGCTGATGAGGACTGACCCTTGTGTTCATAAACCGGAGCCAAAATACCGCAGGGCCAGTATCCAGCCGTAACGCCAGTAATATCTTCTAGCTTGCGAATCCATTCTGGATACAGCGACCTACTTCGCAAGCATAAATCCAGCATTGGGCCGGGGGGGATGCCCTCGGCTTCAGGTGCTAGCATTCCAGCGGCGGCATGGGCGGCGGCTTGTTTAAAGTCGCGGCACAAAACGGTGACTGATGCCCCGCGTAGTCTCAGTTCAATTGCGAGTGTAAGGCCGATTATACCGCCGCCGATGATGATAATGTCACTTGCCAAGTTCATTTATTGTTAGTTTTTATAGCGGTTTGCATTATCGAAACTACAATTAGTGTCTTGGAATATGGTATAGCTTAATTAACACCTATTGTGGTTTGAATTGTACTTTCGCCTGCTCGTGCTTGTCTTTATAATCCCTATTAGGGATTGAAACTAACAACTATTAAGTACCGATTGCAAATTTTATACAAGCGATTCACCAGAGCGCTGGAATTCCTTGGTTGCTGTCTGATTCTGAATCGCTGCTAGGCTCTGGCTCGGTTTCTGGGGATGGCTCTGGGCTGGGTTCAGCTGGCGTATCTTCAACTGGACTGGCTTGGGGTTGAGAAGTTGAGTATGTTGCTGTAGAAGTCCTGGATTTTGCACTTTGGCGACTGGGTGTAAATTGCCTGCCGAGTGCGGTTCCCACTAGCATAGCAACTGCTACTGCCAATATAATTCCTGCAAGCCATTTATACATCGCCACGACGTAAAACCTATGAGTTGCTGAAGTTTTTTACTGCTAATTTGACTTTGCTACACGTTGATATGCAAGTCAAGAGTTAAAAGGCATAAATGCAAAAAGAAGAAAAGCTGTGAGCTTTAAAACTTTTGGCTAGTGCGGGGGCAAATTAAATGTGAAACAGCTTATTGGAGATTATTTGCGGAGTTTAAAAAGCAATCAGCATAATTAATAAATTCTCTGGACTGTAAATCTTCACAGTTTGGCTAAGTACACAGTTTCGCAAAATAATATACTGTCTTGGAAACTTGAAAAGTGCGATCGCCTCCAACTTTTTGTGAACTAACGCTTTTATCCGTCAATAATGCTGTGTCCTAGATTTTACCTCAAATTTCGCTGTTTTTAGGCTAATTTTCCACGCTTAATTATCTTTCAGGAGGATAATTGTTAAGCGTAAGCCATCTGCCTGTAGGGAATGTCATAAACGATCGCATCCCAGGTATGAATGATGGAAACGCCTATTTTTTGCCTGCTAAATAGGTACTGAATCTAATGAATGGGGAGCGAGGCGATCGCATAGCCATCTTCTGAGGTTTGACGCACTTCGGCTATCTGCTGACGATAATTAGC is from Microcoleus sp. FACHB-831 and encodes:
- the psb34 gene encoding photosystem II assembly protein Psb34, which translates into the protein MPYTTEEGGRLNNFAREPKVYTAEPPTKNEQRNYIFLGIGAVVLLGSLMFVAVSVSSVG
- the psbP gene encoding photosystem II reaction center PsbP, translating into MLKRLAALLLVLVLVSIQSCQSANATSGLKSYIDSTDGYQFMYPTGWLPVQVTGGADVVFHDLIEQTENVSVVISPVPDNKTLADLGTPGEVGYKLSKNAIAPPSSGRKAELVNAESRQEGSKTYYIIEYAVKLPSQKRHDLASVAISRGKLFSFNASTTEARWTKLKPLFEQIVNSFSVY
- a CDS encoding thiazole synthase, translating into MIAGRKFRSRLMTGTGKYRSLEDMRQSIAASGSEIVTVAVRRVQTKAPGHEGLAEALDWTKLWMLPNTAGCQTAEEAIRVARLGREMAKLLGQEDNNFVKLEVIPDAKYLLPDPFGTLEAAEKLVKEGFAVLPYINADPLLAKRLEEVGCVTVMPLGSPIGSGQGIKNEANIQIIIENARVPVVVDAGIGTPSEAALAMELGADATLINTAIACAKNPVAMGKAMGMAVEAGRLAYSAGRIPVKVYASASSPLTGTIVGATS
- a CDS encoding tetratricopeptide repeat protein, with the protein product MNKIQITSVILGISALAIALPSPAGAAVEPTTLHLAAANKQQLSAVDLYNRGVDKLDGGDYRGAIADFDAAIRLDPNDSEAFYNRAYTRHILGQVQEAINDYTEAIRIKPQYANAYGNRGYAHYILKNYQAAIADCTAALRINSNNADAYIYRANALDDTGKTKAALEDYNQALSINPKHARGYYNRAVAHNRLKEPQKALEDYTTSITLDAKFPDAYYNRGVTYVELGNKPKAAQDFQKAAELFKQQGKTDNYQQTLNALKTVQQ
- a CDS encoding nucleoside triphosphate pyrophosphatase yields the protein MPEIINPKSSDAETLQRGKTPKFVLASASPARRRLLQTAGIESLVSPSDFDESLVQENDPAQLVQILATRKAETVASQFTDALVLGCDSVLAVKGEIYGKPASPEQAIARWQKMRSSYGDLYTGHALIDTTKEHTILVRCQVTRVYFADASDREIAAYVATGEPLSCAGCFALEGKGGLFVEKIEGCHTNVIGLSLPLLRLMLRELGYDATDYW